The proteins below are encoded in one region of Silene latifolia isolate original U9 population chromosome 2, ASM4854445v1, whole genome shotgun sequence:
- the LOC141643105 gene encoding protein CHLOROPLAST IMPORT APPARATUS 2-like, whose product MSSCLSGGRRAGYGIDLDIIKSCSNSSRTYHSSSPSSTISESSDSPIATSIRKQRTPRKRPNQTYTEAAALLSTAYPNIFSSDDFSKPSKFMKPHDYSSFCFEDSTDELLIPFPVDKPAFHIDSNDTYDYGCKMISSNLFAGCEDFDAQSILDEETEEGVIDSILGNLDVCPEEVTTTCNNGNGSCNVNVNGAGVPVDFCYGYPVGLGFNERVDYGFGMMRGEKKAFRQNDEGEWWRFPAVNVGQISPQLNKPKSPVKKKKKMMKLNTKPFLTASKENSPAAPKRSSNKIKEELTTNTKLSRKDNSVPLSVPQPSAGLSLNLNYEEVLDAWSDKGSLFSEDLSGSEFSGMDASARLAQIDLFSENGALREASVQRYKEKRQTRLFSKKIRYHVRKVNADQRPRMKGRFVRRPKSAVSEER is encoded by the exons ATGAGCTCCTGCTTGAGTGGAGGTCGTCGAGCTGGCTATGGAATTGACCTTGATATTATTAAATCCTGTTCGAATTCCTCTAGAACGTATCATTCATCTTCACCTTCCTCTACAATATCAGAATCAAGCGATTCCCCAATCGCTACCTCCATACGAAAGCAGCGAACTCCACGAAAACGTCCCAATCAGACATACACTGAGGCAGCTGCTCTGCTCTCAACAGCTTATCCTAACATATTCTCTTCTGATGATTTCTCTAAGCCTAGCAAATTCATGAAACCCCACGATTATTCTTCCTTTTGCTTTGAAGACTCCACAGATGAGTTGCTCATTCCTTTTCCCGTTGACAAACCGGCTTTCCATATTGATTCAAATGACACATATGATTATGGTTGCAAAATGATTTCCTCAAATTTATTTGCTGGGTGTGAAGATTTTGATGCTCAAtctatccttgatgaggaaaCGGAGGAAGGTGTTATAGACAGTATATTGGGCAATTTGGATGTGTGCCCGGAAGAGGTAACAACTACTTGCAATAATGGTAATGGTAGTTGTAATGTTAATGTTAATGGTGCTGGTGTCcctgttgatttttgctatgggtATCCCGTTGGATTAGGATTTAATGAGagagttgattatggatttggaATGATGAGAGGCGAAAAGAAGGCATTTAGACAAAATGATGAGGGTGAGTGGTGGAGGTTTCCTGCTGTGAATGTGGGGCAAATTTCGCCTCAACTAAACAAGCCTAAATCACCtgtaaagaagaagaaaaagatgaTGAAGCTGAATACAAAGCCTTTTTTGACAGCAAGCAAAGAAAATTCACCGGCAGCTCCCAAGCGAAGTTCTAATAAAATCAAGGAAGAATTGACTACAAATACCAAGTTATCAAGGAAAGATAACTCAGTGCCGCTCTCAGTACCGCAACCCAGTGCTGGGCTGTCTTTGAATCTTAACTACGaagaggtcttggatgcctggtCTGATAAGGGTTCGCTTTTCTCTGAAGACCTTTCAGGCTCCGAGTTTTCAGGGATGGATGCCTCG GCACGATTGGCGCAAATAGATCTGTTTAGTGAGAATGGAGCCTTGAGGGAAGCAAGTGTTCAGCGATACAAGGAAAAACGACAAACACGCCTCTTCTCGAAAAAAATAAGGTACCATGTCAGGAAGGTTAATGCTGATCAACGGCCCAGAATGAAG GGTCGATTTGTTAGAAGGCCAAAGTCAGCTGTCAGTGAAGAAAGATAG